A single region of the Salvelinus namaycush isolate Seneca unplaced genomic scaffold, SaNama_1.0 Scaffold248, whole genome shotgun sequence genome encodes:
- the LOC120039021 gene encoding voltage-dependent anion-selective channel protein 2-like isoform X1 — MSDKGGEKARLVRKEEASPASQAIQNKGAPCAPCCHKVAMAVPPAYSDLGKAAKDIFGKGYGFGIVKLDLKTKAQSGVMEFSTSGSSNTDTGKAAGNLETKYKVKELGLSFTQKWNTDNTLTTEVSMEDQLAKGLKLALDTSFVPNTGKKSAKLKTGYKRDFINLGCDLDFDMASPTVHAAAVLGYEGWLAGYQMAFDTAKSKLAQNNFALGYKTGDFQLHTNVNDGTEFGGSIYQKVNCHLETAINLAWTAGSNNTRFGIGAKYQLDKDASLSAKVNNASLIGVGYTQALRPGVKLTLSALIDAKNFNAGGHKVGMGFELEA; from the exons ATGTCAGACAAAGGAGGAGAGAAGGCGAGACTGGTGAGGAAGGAGGAAGCGAGTCCAGCATCACAGGCCATTCAGAACAAAGGAGCTCCCTGTGCACCATGTTGCCACAAGG TCGCCATGGCGGTTCCTCCTGCATACTCGGACCTGGGAAAAGCCGCCAAAGACATCTTCGGCAAGGGCTATG GCTTTGGAATCGTGAAACTGGACCTAAAGACAAAGGCCCAGAGTGGAGTT ATG gAATTTTCAACCTCAGGCTCCAGTAACACAGACACAGGGAAGGCAGCAGGTAACCTGGAGACCAAGTACAAGGTGAAGGAGCTGGGCCTGAGCTTCACCCAGAAATGGAACACAGACAACACCCTGACCACAGAGGTCTCCATGGAGGACCAG CTGGCTAAGGGCTTGAAGCTGGCCCTGGACACGTCGTTTGTGCCCAACACTGG TAAGAAGAGTGCCAAGCTGAAGACTGGCTACAAGCGCGACTTCATCAACTTGGGCTGTGACCTGGACTTTGACATGGCCAGCCCCACGGTCCACGCTGCTGCTGTGCTGGGCTACGAGGGCTGGCTGGCCGGGTACCAGATGGCCTTCGACACAGCCAAGTCTAAACTGGCCCAGAACAACTTTGCCTTGGGATACAAGACTGGGGACTTCCAGCTCCACACCAACGT TAACGATGGTACAGAGTTCGGCGGCTCCATCTACCAGAAGGTGAACTGCCACCTGGAAACAGCCATCAACCTGGCCTGGACGGCCGGCAGCAACAACACACGCTTCGGCATCGGAGCCAAATACCAGCTGGACAAGGACGCTTCCCTGTCT GCCAAAGTCAATAACGCCAGTCTAATTGGAGTCGGCTACACACAGGCCCTCCGGCCAG gagtgaAGCTGACTCTCTCAGCTCTGATCGATGCGAAAAACTTCAATGCAGGCGGTCACAAGGTTGGCATGGGCTTTGAGCTGGAGGCAtaa
- the LOC120039021 gene encoding voltage-dependent anion-selective channel protein 2-like isoform X2: MSDKGGEKARLVRKEEASPASQAIQNKGAPCAPCCHKVAMAVPPAYSDLGKAAKDIFGKGYGFGIVKLDLKTKAQSGVEFSTSGSSNTDTGKAAGNLETKYKVKELGLSFTQKWNTDNTLTTEVSMEDQLAKGLKLALDTSFVPNTGKKSAKLKTGYKRDFINLGCDLDFDMASPTVHAAAVLGYEGWLAGYQMAFDTAKSKLAQNNFALGYKTGDFQLHTNVNDGTEFGGSIYQKVNCHLETAINLAWTAGSNNTRFGIGAKYQLDKDASLSAKVNNASLIGVGYTQALRPGVKLTLSALIDAKNFNAGGHKVGMGFELEA, translated from the exons ATGTCAGACAAAGGAGGAGAGAAGGCGAGACTGGTGAGGAAGGAGGAAGCGAGTCCAGCATCACAGGCCATTCAGAACAAAGGAGCTCCCTGTGCACCATGTTGCCACAAGG TCGCCATGGCGGTTCCTCCTGCATACTCGGACCTGGGAAAAGCCGCCAAAGACATCTTCGGCAAGGGCTATG GCTTTGGAATCGTGAAACTGGACCTAAAGACAAAGGCCCAGAGTGGAGTT gAATTTTCAACCTCAGGCTCCAGTAACACAGACACAGGGAAGGCAGCAGGTAACCTGGAGACCAAGTACAAGGTGAAGGAGCTGGGCCTGAGCTTCACCCAGAAATGGAACACAGACAACACCCTGACCACAGAGGTCTCCATGGAGGACCAG CTGGCTAAGGGCTTGAAGCTGGCCCTGGACACGTCGTTTGTGCCCAACACTGG TAAGAAGAGTGCCAAGCTGAAGACTGGCTACAAGCGCGACTTCATCAACTTGGGCTGTGACCTGGACTTTGACATGGCCAGCCCCACGGTCCACGCTGCTGCTGTGCTGGGCTACGAGGGCTGGCTGGCCGGGTACCAGATGGCCTTCGACACAGCCAAGTCTAAACTGGCCCAGAACAACTTTGCCTTGGGATACAAGACTGGGGACTTCCAGCTCCACACCAACGT TAACGATGGTACAGAGTTCGGCGGCTCCATCTACCAGAAGGTGAACTGCCACCTGGAAACAGCCATCAACCTGGCCTGGACGGCCGGCAGCAACAACACACGCTTCGGCATCGGAGCCAAATACCAGCTGGACAAGGACGCTTCCCTGTCT GCCAAAGTCAATAACGCCAGTCTAATTGGAGTCGGCTACACACAGGCCCTCCGGCCAG gagtgaAGCTGACTCTCTCAGCTCTGATCGATGCGAAAAACTTCAATGCAGGCGGTCACAAGGTTGGCATGGGCTTTGAGCTGGAGGCAtaa
- the LOC120039021 gene encoding voltage-dependent anion-selective channel protein 2-like isoform X3, whose amino-acid sequence MAVPPAYSDLGKAAKDIFGKGYGFGIVKLDLKTKAQSGVMEFSTSGSSNTDTGKAAGNLETKYKVKELGLSFTQKWNTDNTLTTEVSMEDQLAKGLKLALDTSFVPNTGKKSAKLKTGYKRDFINLGCDLDFDMASPTVHAAAVLGYEGWLAGYQMAFDTAKSKLAQNNFALGYKTGDFQLHTNVNDGTEFGGSIYQKVNCHLETAINLAWTAGSNNTRFGIGAKYQLDKDASLSAKVNNASLIGVGYTQALRPGVKLTLSALIDAKNFNAGGHKVGMGFELEA is encoded by the exons ATGGCGGTTCCTCCTGCATACTCGGACCTGGGAAAAGCCGCCAAAGACATCTTCGGCAAGGGCTATG GCTTTGGAATCGTGAAACTGGACCTAAAGACAAAGGCCCAGAGTGGAGTT ATG gAATTTTCAACCTCAGGCTCCAGTAACACAGACACAGGGAAGGCAGCAGGTAACCTGGAGACCAAGTACAAGGTGAAGGAGCTGGGCCTGAGCTTCACCCAGAAATGGAACACAGACAACACCCTGACCACAGAGGTCTCCATGGAGGACCAG CTGGCTAAGGGCTTGAAGCTGGCCCTGGACACGTCGTTTGTGCCCAACACTGG TAAGAAGAGTGCCAAGCTGAAGACTGGCTACAAGCGCGACTTCATCAACTTGGGCTGTGACCTGGACTTTGACATGGCCAGCCCCACGGTCCACGCTGCTGCTGTGCTGGGCTACGAGGGCTGGCTGGCCGGGTACCAGATGGCCTTCGACACAGCCAAGTCTAAACTGGCCCAGAACAACTTTGCCTTGGGATACAAGACTGGGGACTTCCAGCTCCACACCAACGT TAACGATGGTACAGAGTTCGGCGGCTCCATCTACCAGAAGGTGAACTGCCACCTGGAAACAGCCATCAACCTGGCCTGGACGGCCGGCAGCAACAACACACGCTTCGGCATCGGAGCCAAATACCAGCTGGACAAGGACGCTTCCCTGTCT GCCAAAGTCAATAACGCCAGTCTAATTGGAGTCGGCTACACACAGGCCCTCCGGCCAG gagtgaAGCTGACTCTCTCAGCTCTGATCGATGCGAAAAACTTCAATGCAGGCGGTCACAAGGTTGGCATGGGCTTTGAGCTGGAGGCAtaa